The DNA window AACCTCTTCCGAAAGCTCTTCGGCGAAGGGGCGCTGTCGGCGGCGTTTATTCCGCTTTACGCCAGGGCGGTGAAGGACGATCGGACCTCCGCCGCCGATTTCGCCGCGTCGGGCATCAACCTGCTCGTCGCGATCCTCCTGGCCATCACCATTCTTGGCGAACTTCTATTGGTGGGCATTCTGGCCCTTTGGCCGGGGCTGCGGGCGGACCACCTGCTTACGCTTCGCCTGACGGCGATCATGCTGCCGTACGTTCTGCTCATCTGCGGAATGGCGTTTCTCTCCGGCATCCTCCAAGTGCACCGCCGATTCGCCGCACCTGCGGCGGCGCCGATCCTGCTCAACCTCTGCCACATCGCCGTGCTGGTGATCGGGGCAGCGACGCTCGGGCTTAGCGGTCGAACCGATGACGATCGCGCCGCCGAGCTGCAAACCTCCCTCGTCTACTGGCTGGCGTTTGCCGTGCTCGTCGCCGGCGTGTTGCAGACCGCCATCCTGCTGCCGAGCCTGCGTGCCGTCGGCTTTCGCTTCCGCCTGGCCGTCGGCCTCTGGACGCCGATGACCCGAAACATGTTCCGGCTGACCATTCCCGTCGCGCTGGGTGCCGGCGTCGTCCAGTTGTCGGTGCTGCTCGACCGAAGTCTGTCCACGTTGCTGATGGCCGGCGTCGATGCCGCCGGCAACCAGATCACGCACTTCTCGATCTTCGGCCAGGTATTGCGTTATCCGATGGAAGCCGGCGCACCCGCCCGGCTGGCCGTCGCGCAGTTTATGTACCTCTTTCCGCTGGGCATCTTCGCCACAGCTCTGGCAACGGCGATCTTTCCTTCGCTCAGCAGCGATGCGCTTGAAAAAGACCAGTCGAAGTTCAAAGCATCGCTTCGGCAGGGAATCGAGGCAGCCTTGTGGGAAGGCATCCCCGCGAGTGTCGGACTGATTCTCGTCAGCGAACCGGCGATACGGCTACTGTTCCAACACGGCCAAATCACGGCCCACGATGCCGACCTGATTCGCCATTCGCTGATCTACTATGCCGCCGCGATCTGGGCCTTCTCGCTCCTGCAGATCACCAGCCGGGCGTTCTACGCCGTCCACGACACGGCCACCCCCCTCAAACTCGCCATTCTGAACCTGGTCATCAACCTGGCGGTCGAACTGCCGATGATCTGGGTGCTCGGCGAAGCCGGGATGGCCGTCGGTACGCTGGTGGCGTTCACCGTGCAGGCGATCTGGATGCTCCGGATTCTCGATCGCAGGGTCGGCGGGCTCGAACTTACGACCATCCTCCGCCCCGTCCTCAAGATGTTCGCCGCCACGGCTTTGATGACCCTGGTCTGCTGGGGCGTCAGCCGGTTGCCGATCTATCCGACCGGCGACCGCCGGTGGGTCTGGGCGGCACAACTCGCGATCCTGATCGTGGTCGGTGGTGCGGCCTATGGCGTTGGCTGCCGGCTGTTGGGCGTTACCGTGATGGACCACTTCCTGCCGCGACGTTTCCGCCGAAGGTAGCAGGGACGGCTCTGCTCCCCGAGACGCCGTCGGAATGGTTGGAATGACCCCGCGATCGACTGGCGTTTGGGGGTCTTAGACGAACCCGCCCGTCCGCCGTATGATCCCTCCCCCTATGTCTCAGCAACCGCTCAATCGCTATTCCGCCAAGATCACCCAGCCCGCCACGCAGGCCGCCAGCCAGGCAATGCTCATCGCCACCGGTATCTCCGGTGCCGATTTGAACAAGGCCCAGGTCGGCATCTGCTCGGTCTGGTACGAGGGCAACCCCTGCAACATGCACCTGGCCGATCTCGGCATCGTGGTGAAGAAGGGCGTCGTCGAGGCGGGCCAGGTGGGCATGCGGTTCAACACCGTCGGCGTGAGCGACGGCATCTCGATGGGCACCGACGGCATGAGCTACTCGCTCGCCAGCCGCGACCTGATCGCCGACTCGATCGAAACTGTCATGGGCGCCCAGTGGTACGACGCGCTGATCGCGATCCCCGGCTGCGACAAGAACATGCCCGGTACCGTGATGGCGATGGGCCGGCTCAACCGCCCGAGCATCATGGTCTACGGCGGCACCATCCGCGCCGGCTGCGCCACCCTCAAGGGCAAGGAAGAAAAGCTCGACGTCGTCTCGGCGTTTCAGTCGTACGGTCAGAGCCTGGCCGGGGCGATCACCGAAGACGAACGCAAGACGATCATCGCCAAGAGCTGCCCCGGCGCCGGCGCGTGCGGCGGCATGTACACCGCCAACACGATGTCGTCGTTCATCGAGTGTCTCGGCCTGTCGCTGCCCTATAGCAGTTGTACGCCGGCCGAAGACCCCGACAAGCAGAAGGAATGCGTCGCCGCCGGCCACGCCGTCCGCAAGCTGATGGAACTCGATCTCAAGCCGCGCGACATCGTCACCAACCAGAGCTTCCGCAACGCGATGCGGCTGGCGATTGTGCTCGGCGGATCGACCAACGTCGTGCTGCACAGCATCGCGATGGCGCGGTCGTTCGGGCTCGAACTGAGCATCGACGACTGGCGGAAGATGAACGCCGAAACCCCGCTGCTTGCCGACCTCAAGCCGTCCGGCAAGTTCGTGATGGAAGACGTTCACGCCTACGGCGGCGTGCCCGCGGTGATGCGGATGCTGCTCGACGAGGGGTTGATCGACGGGTCCTGCATGACCGTCACCGGCAAGACGATCGCCGAGAACCTCAAGACGATCGCGCCGATCAAGCCGTTCGGCAACGGCCCCGGCCAGCAGCCGATCATTCGGCCGCTCAGCGATCCGTTGCAGAAGTCGGGGCACATCCTGATCCTTCGCGGCAACCTTGCGCCCGAAGGTGCGGTGGGCAAGATCACCGGCAAGGAAGGCACGCACTTCAGCGGGCCGGCGCGGGTGTTTGATTCTGAAGAAGACATGATCCATGGGCTGGAACAGAAGAAGATCCAGGCGGGAGACGTCGTCGTCATTCGCTACGAAGGCCCCAAGGGCGGCCCCGGCATGCCGGAGATGCTCAGCCCGACGGCGTCGCTCGCCGGGTACGGGCTGGTCGGCAAGGTGGCGCTGATCACCGACGGCCGCTTCAGCGGCGGGTCGCACGGCTTCATCGTCGGCCATGTCGCCCCCGAAGCCGCCGACGGCGGACCGATCGCGCTGGTGCACGACGGCGACCGCATCAACATCGACGCCGCATCGCATGCGATCACGGTGGACATCGAGCCGTCCGAACTCGCCCGCCGCAAAAACGCCTGGGAGCCGCCCGCCCCCAAGGCCAACCGCGGCTACCTCGCGAAGTACATCCGCCTGGTGAAGAACGCGTCCGAAGGCTGCGTGACGGACGAGGCGTGATGGCGAGTGCGTTATGGGAGCGCGTGCCCGGCTGTCCGTGACACGGGTTTCCAACCCGTGCGAGGTGCGTCGGAGTAGAAAAGCCGTCAATCTTCAGGGCGGCCGTTCTTCTTGCGTTTCAAAATAGCCAACTGAGGATGTACATCTGACGACGCAGGCGCACCTCGCACGGGTTGGAAACCCGTGTCACGGACAGCCGATCGCGGCGCAACCGGTCATGCCCAATCACGACAGTCTTAACCTGCGCATTGGTGTCGACGTCGGTGGAACGTTCACCGACCTGGTGGCGTTCGACGGGCAGACGCTGCGCGTCGTGAAGATTCCTTCCACGCCGCCGGAATTCCACCGCGCGGTCATCGCTGCCGTCGCGACGGCGGCGAGTGACGGCGGGGCGGCCGAAGCGATCGTTCACGGCTCCACCGTCGCCACCAACGCACTGCTCGAACGCAAGGGCGAGCCCGTCGCGTTCATCACCACCGAAGGCTTCCGAGACATGCTGCTGATCGGCCGCCAGAACCGGCCCGAGCTCTACGCGCTGCACGTTGTTCGCCCGGCACCGCTGACGGCGGAGGAAAACTGGTTCACTGTCCGCGATCGAGTCAGCGCCGCCGGTGACGTCGTCACGCCGCTCGACCACGCCGAGGTGGACGCGCTGGTGGCGACCATCCAATCGCGCGGACTGAAGCACGTCGCGGTCTGCCTCATCTACAGCTACGTCAACCCAGCCCACGAGCGACTGATCGCCGAGCGGTGCAAAGCGGCGGGGCTCACGGTTAGCCTCAGCAGCGACGTGCTGCCGGAATTTCGCGAGTACGAACGTGCGAGCACCACGGTCATCAATGCGGCGCTGCGGCCACGGGTGGAAGAGTACCTGACGAAGCTGGAATCGGGATTGGGTGGCATGGGCAAGCGTACTCGCTTGCCCGTGGCGGACGCCGACCCACAAGCCCACGGGCAAGCGAGTACGCTTGCCCATGCCACCCCTTCACCCACTCCACTGCAGATTATGTCGTCAACGGGCGGCACCCTTTCTGTTGTCGAAGCCTCCGTCTCCGCCGCACGGTTGGTGCTTTCAGGTCCGGCGGGGGGCGTCATGGGCGCGCTGCTGATCGCCAAAGCCGCCGGGCTCGAGAACGTCATCACCTACGACATGGGCGGCACCAGCACGGATGTCGCGACGATCGTGGGCGGCAAGCCGCAGTGGACGACCGACGGCGTCATCGACGGCCTGCCCATCCGCCTGCCGGCGCTGGACATCCATACTGTCGGCGCGGGGGGCGGGTCGATCGCGTCTCTCGACGCCGGTGGGGCGCTGCGCGTCGGGCCGAAATCCGCCGGCGCGATTCCCGGCCCCGCGTGCTACGGCCGCGGCGGCACCGAGCCGACCGTCACCGATGCCAACCTGATTCTCGGCCGAATCCCCGCCGACCGATTCGCCGGCGGGCAGATGCTCATCGATTCTACCCTGGCCGCAAGCGCGATCGCGCCGCTGGCGGCGGCGATGGGCAAGTCGGTCGAAGAGGCTGCCGACGGTATCGTCCGTGTCGCCGAAGAGAACATGAGCCGGGCTGTTCGCGCCGTCACCAGCCGGCGGGGGCTCGATCCGAAGGACTTCGCGCTGGTCAGTTTCGGCGGGGCGGGCGGGCTGCACGCGTGTGCGATCGCCGAGTCGCTGGAAATCCGGTCGGTCATCATTCCTCCCTACTGTGGCGTGCTGAGCGCGCTGGGCATGGTCGCCGCGCCACCCGTCGCCGACGTCTCCAAGACCGTTTTGCACCTGGGCGAAGGCCTCGACGACCACCGCCTGTATGCCGAGTACGGCCACCTGAACATGCTCGCTTCCGACCGGCTGCCGCAGGAGCAGCTCGCGGCGGTCGAGGCCTACGCTGACGTCCGCTTCAAAGGCCAGTCTTACGAGCTGACGGTGCCCGTCCGCGGGGCTGACCGTGAGCGGATCGAGCAGAGCTTTCGCGATGCCTACGCCGAGCGCTACGGCAGTCTGCCCAGCGGCCGGGCGATTGAGATCGTCACGCTGCGGCTGCGGCGGGTCGGCCGGGTCGCGCCGATCGAACTGCCCACCATCGACGCCGACAGCACGCCGGTCGCCGGCGGGTTCCGAACGAGGGAGCAGTTGCTGGCGGCCGGCCCTACACCCGGCCCTTTTCTGCTGATCGACGACCAGTCGACTACGTTCATCCCCACCGGTTGGACGGCACAGTGTGACGGGCGGGGGATTGTCACATTGGGGCGATAGAAGTTTCGCACAGGCAACCCGATTAGCGGTCGCATCGCAGCTGCACGCATGGACGAGACGGAAGAGTGGGCCTGCGGGGACCGCTTATTGGATAGCGCGTTGCGACTTACTCCGTCGGCCGTGTTGCCGGTCCGCCGTTGAGTTCCTCAATCCTTCCTTCCAGTTGCATCCAAGCTCCGATCAGCTCGTTGTTGTAGTGGTGGTCCTTTGCGTACTGCAGCAGCTCGCGAGCGCGCTGGATGTGGCCCAGCTCGATGTCGGCCGACGCCACCAGCACGTACGACCGCCAGTAGTTCGGCGCGGCCGCCACGCACGATTCGCCGATCTGCCTGGCCTCGGTCCATCTTCCCTGGCTGGCGTACTGCGCAAAGACGCCGCGATGCAACTGGACCGACTTCGGGTGTTCCTGGAGCGCGACGGCGTAGAGGGCAAGCGGGTCGTTCCAGCGGAGCGCGTAGGTGTACGTACGGAGCGATCCCAGTAGAAGCAGGGAAAGGACTGCAATCACCGCCGTCCGTCGCCGGGCCATGCTGCCGGCGGCGAAGCGCGTGATCCCGATGCCCGCCAGCACCGCCAAGAACGCCGACGGCAGGAACATCAGCCGCTCGGCCAGGATCGTCCCGATGATCGATGGCAGGTTGCTGACCACGCCGTACAGCTGCCCGGCCGCCAGCGTGCAGAACGCAACGGGCACGTCGCGACGTCGCAACGATCGGACGAGCAGGACTACCGAGCCGATGACCACCATCACGCCGACATAGAACCAGGGCTCGCTCCAGCGGACAGACGACCCGATCACCTCTGCGCCGTAATCGACCGATAGTGTGCGCGGCCAGAGCAGCAACGCGGCGTAGCGGCCGAGGATGACCAGCGGCATCAGCCAGCGGTCGGCGCCGGTGCTCGCGACCATCGGGTTCAGTCCCCACTCGATCAGCGCCCGATCCCACGCCAGGGGAAGGATCGCCTCGCGGTAGAAGAAGTAGCCGGCGATCACGTACACCAGGCACATCGCCAGGATCACGCCAAGCCGTCGCTGCGATAGATCGGGCGTCGCGATCATCGCCGCAGGTGCCGGGTTTCGACGACGCCCGAGCCATTGCAGACCCGCGAGCATTGCCAGCAGCAGGGGGAAGAAGATGCCCTGCTCTTTAGACAGCAGCGCCGCGATGCAGCAAGCGACGATCGCCGCGACGCGCCGGGCGGTCAGCCGTTTGCCGACATACAGCGTCAAGCCGCCGATCGTCGCCAGGGCACACATCAGTTCTGCCCGGCCGACAATGCCGGCGACCGCTTCGACATGAATGGGGTGAGCGGCAAACAGCAGGCCGGCGATCAAGCCGGGCCACCAGCCGGCAAGCCTTCGGGAAAACTCGGTGACCGCCGCCGCACACGCCGCCGCGAGCAGCCAGTTCACCAGGTGAAACGGCCAGGCCCGGTCGCCGGTCGTGTACGCCTGGAGGGCGTACGTCATGCTGGTGAGCGGGCGGAACAGCTTGTCGGCGCCTTCGGGAAAATACTGATCCGTCCAGAAGTAGCGCCAGCGGTCCGGCGATGCCAGCCTCGGGTCGTCGCGGGCGATGTACAGGTCGTCGTAGATGAACGTGCCGCCAAGCGTGACGGCGTAGAGCGCCAGCGACAACGCCGCCGCGACGAGCGCGGGCACTCGGCGACGTCGCCAGTGACTTACTCCATGCTGATCTGACGTCACTGCTTCCGTCACTTCTTCGCCGGCGGCGGGGTGCCGCCTTCCTTCAGGCTCGCCAGGTAGGCGATCAGGTCGGCGAACTCCTGCGGGCTCATCGCCTGCTCCAGCCCCTCGGGCATTGCCGACAGTTCGCTGTGCTTGCGGGTTTTGACGTCTGCCTTCTTCACCACGATTCGGGCGGCGGTCGAGTCGTAGATCTCGATCTCGGCCTCGCTCTCCGACTTGACGATGCCGGCGATCACGTCGTCATCCTTCGTCTTGATGATCGTCTGCTGGAAGCCGTCGAAGATCTGCTTGCTCGGATAGACGACCGATTCGACAAGCTTGGCCCGGTCGTACTTCCCGCCGACGCCGACCAGGCTCGGGCCGATCAGGCCGCCTTCGTTTTGCACCGCCTGGTGGCACTTCATGCACGCCGCTGCCTGCCCGTTGAAAACGGCCTTGCCCTTGGCGGCGTCGCCGGGGTTGGCCATCGCGAATGCGGCGAAGGCGTCGGGCCCCTTGGCCGCGCCGCCAACCGCCGGGGCGAACTTCGGGTCGAACAGCTTGCTGGTTCGATCTTTCGCGTAGATCTCCTGTAGCACCACGATCGCCTCGGGCTTGATCTTGCCCTCGGCCAGCCGCTGCTCGATCAGCGGCAACGCCTCGGCCTTGATCTTCTCGACCGCACCGCGGGCGTCGCGGACAAACCCGCGGTTCTTGTCGGCCAGGGTGTTCAAGTAAACGTCGAGCGCCCGCACGTCAGGAATGCGGCTCAGCGCCTGCAGCCCGTCGCCGCTCACCTTCTTGGTCTGCACCGCCTCGACCATCGCCGGCACGGCGTCTTTCGCTTTCATCTGGCCGAGCGCGACGACGGCGTTCTTGCGAACGTCCGTTCGCTTGTCCTTCAGCGTCACGATCAGCGCTTCGATCGCCGTCTTGTCGTTGATCGATTGCAGCGCGTTGATCGCGCCGTTCCAGATCTGCGGCTCGGTCGCGGCAATGCGCTTGGCGATCGCCGGCACGCCTTCCTTGGCCTTCAGGCTCCCCAGCGTGTCCATCGCCGGCTCGATGACCTCGGGCAACGCCGCGTTCTCGACCAGTGAAATCAGCACGGGCACGGCGTCCTTCGCGCCGGCCTCGCGCAGGATGGCAATGGCATCGGGGATGAGGGCGGCGGGGGCCTTGGGGTCCTTCAGCACCGCCGTTGCCAGCTCGACCGCCTTGCCCGATTTCGCCGGCGTCAGCGCCTTGAGGATCAGCGTCCGGGTCTCGACGTCCTGCGCCTGCCCGAACAGGTTCACGAGCAACTCGGCGTTGCCGGGATCGGGCGCGATGACCATCGCCTTGACCGCCGCCGCTCTGACGGCCGGGTCGGCGTCTTTCGCGAGATCGCGGATCGCGTTGAGGACAGTCGTCGTGCCTTCCCAATCGACCACCTTTGGCGGCCGTGGATTGCCAACCGGTTGCGTGGCCCACCAGTTGCCGCCCCAGGGCTTGGGCTGGCGATGCAGATCGGCCGCCGATAGCAAGGCGGTGGAACGGGCGACGGCAGGTTTGGTCTTGTCGAACGCGAGTTTCACGAGCGCGTCGACGAGCTTGGAGTCGTAGGTGTTCCGGAGGGCGTAGGTGACGTTGGCCCGGACGGCGTCGGAGTCGCCTTCAATCCCTGCAACGATCGCCGGCCAGGCGTCCGGGTTGGCTTTCCCAATGCGATGAAGCGCCGTGAACAGCGCGAAGCGGGCGAACAGATCCTTTTCCGAGTCCAGCGCCGTCAGGGCCGACGGCACGGCTTCGACCGAGCCCAGGCGGCCAAGGATCGTCGCCGCCTGAAAGCGGATCGCCGCGTCGGCATCGGCCAGGGCGGCCTTCAGGTCTCGTGCTGCCCAGGCAAGTCGCTCTTCGCCGATCAGTCGCATGATTTGTCGGCGAACGCTGGCATCGCAATTCTTGGCACCCACCAGTTCCGCGGCATCGCCGAGGATACGAATCCGAACCTTAGAGTCCGCCGGATGCATGCCGTGGATCGCCCAGATCGCGTGCCAGCGGGCGGCGGGGCTGGCACCATTGTCCTGGATGATTGCTCCTAGTGCCTTGACCGTCTCGCCATCGCCCTTTTCCGCGAGCCGCCGCTGCGCCACCATCCGCACGCTCCGCGCCGGGTGCTTCAACCCTTCGATCAATTCCGCCGTCGTCGCATCGAACTTTTTCCCCATCGCCGCTGGCACATACCATTCCGGTTTCGGCGTCGCGTGGTTCTTGCCGGTCCAGGTGACCTTGATCAGTCGGCCGACTTCCGGCTTCTTCTGGTGCCAGCCGCCGTAGCCCCAATCCGTCACCCAGAAGCCCAGACCGTCGGCGGTGATGTCGATGCCGAGCGGGCGCAGGTCGCCGCCGGGCGAGAGGAAGTCGGTCATCTGATCGACCTTGAACGTCCCGCTGTCGCGCGATACCTGGAAACGCTGGACCTTCCCCTTGCCCCAGTCGCAGTGAAACAGGTTGTCGCGGAACTCCGGCGGCAACGCGTCTTCGGTGTAGCCGATCGCGCCGCAGGGAGAGCCGCCGCCGTACTCGGCCATCCGCCAGAGCGTGTAGGGCTGGTACGGCTTCTCGGCCAGTCCGCCCTGCGGGGCCTTGCGGCTGTTGGGGTCGTTCTTGTTTTCGGGCGCTTTGTAGTCCCACGGATAGCCGTAGTAACCGCCGTCGACCATGTGGGTGAAGCGGGTCCACCAGCCGTGGCCGTCGTCGGTGTTGTCGTAGGTAAACTTTTCGTCCTCGCTGGTCATGGAGACGTCGAGGTGGTTGCGCGTGCCGGTGCTGTAGACTTCCAGCTTGGTGCCGTCGGGTTTGAAGCGCAGCAGCCCGCCGCCGGGCAGCTCAGCCTCGGACCCGTCGATGTTGCTCTTGGCACCCCACACGCCGCGATCGCCGACCGCCATGTAGAAGTAACCGTCCATCGCCAGGCGGATTTGCGCCGGGATGTGGTCGTTCAGCCCGCCGATGGTCGGCTTGCCGGTCTGGTTGATGAGGTCCTTGCGGTTGGCGGCCTTGCCGTCGATGTCGTCGTAGACGCTGAGGATCGGGTACTGGTGGACGAAGACTTTGCCGTCGAGATACGCCAGGCCAAAAACCGGATTGAGCTTGTCGGCCCAGACGGTGAGCTTGCCGTCGGGCCAGAGGCAGACGATGCGGTCGATCGGGTCTTTGCCGCCGTGGTTGTCGAGCGGGTCTTCGCCGATGAGCACCCGGCCGTCGGGCAGGGCACAGACGACCGAAGGCGATTCGATCTGCGGCGACAGCAGGACCGTCTCGACCTTCCAACCTTCGGGGGCGACGGGGGGTTTGGGGTCTTTACGCAGTTCCAGCGCAGGCCGACCATCGGCTGGGGCGGCCTGGCCCCGGCTGATGGCAGGAATCACGAGAACCGCAGCGAGCACGGCAAGGTTGCGAAGCATCGGGATCATGAGAATGGGTTCCGGCGAGAGAGCGACAACCGACAGTGGTCGACGGCTGTCCAGTGTACTCTGCCGGCGGCGGGTTGTTATCGGATCGTAGCAGGCGAGTGCAATTTCAAGGCAGGCGGTATCTCAGCCGGCAACCCTTCGGCGCAGGTCATCGACCGAAGCCTTCCAGTCGTCGCCTGCCTGTCCTTCGTACCAGAGCTCTCGAAGTTCCGAATCGTCGTCCAGGATGCGGTCGATCGCCTTGAGGGCACGGCGGATCAGCTTCGACGGGACTTTCTGGGGATGGTTTTCCACCCAGCGATCCACCGGCTCGGAAGCTGTGTCGCGCCGGCCCCAGTTGCCCTTTAGTCGGGCAATCACTTCGCACGCCGCGATCGCCGCCCCTGCGAAATCCATGGGAACGTAGTCGTCGCTCTCGGCAAGGAGTTCGTTGATCGCCTTGGCGACGAGAGACAAGTCCGAAACATCACCAAGTGTCGCGACAAAGTCGGCGGCGTCGTCATTGGCGAACGATTCGTGGCCCCAGGCACCCATAGGCACCCATCATACAACCAGCCCCTTGCCATCGGTAAACCGAGGCAAGGGGCTGGGGTGCAAGAGAGACAACTCTTGTAACGGTGCGTTCTAGTTACGGGCGGCGTTCACCGATTCGACCGGGACGTCGTACATCGCCAGCAGCACGCGGTGCGCCACGATGCGATACGCCTCGTTGATGTCATCCGGCCAGCCCTGTGTGCCGACCTGGTTAAGGTGAGCAATCAGGTTTGCCGTCAGCTTCTGTCCGTCGATGTTGTCGGGCAGATCGAAGCGCCAGATGTCAGGCAGTTCGTGGATGAGCGACGCATCGACCGCCGGCAGTCCGTGGCCGGCCGGGTAGCGGGCGACCGCGACGTTGCGGCCCTTGTCGAGGTTCGTATCACCGCCGGCGGCCTTGTTCGTCTCGGTCGCCTGTTCGGCGGCGTTGACGGCAGGCTTCTTGGCGGCGGCCATCACGGCACCCACGTTCGGCTGCACGGGCCAGTTGCCGATCAGCGCCTTGGGGTCGCTGATTTCGCCCTGGGCGACCACCACGTAGTTGTTGGTGCCGAAGACAACCTTTTCATCGAGGTCGAAGCTCTTGCCGTACTTTTCCTTCCAGCTTCGTTCCAGCGTCGCGACGCGATCGGTCAGCGGCTTCCAGTCGGGCTTGGTGTCCTTGTACTTGCTGATGCGATCACGGTCGGCATCGACCAGTCGGTTGACGATGTTGTCGAAGATGTCCTTGGACATCGACGCTTCGGTGACCGCTTCGAACGCGTTGCGGACGTCGCCTTCTTCCTTCAGGTCCTTCGGCGTGACGCCAGCGGGGAGCGCGAACGCCTTGGCCTCGGCGTTCTTCTCGACCTTGTCTGCAGTCTTGTCCACCGCGCGTTCGACACGCTCGGCAGCGCGATCGACCGCGTCCTCAGCCTTCTTGGCGGGCGTGGGCTCATCAGCGGTGATGGCCGGCTTCTGCTCCTGAGCCATCAACAGAGATCCGGTTGCCAAAGACGCCGCAATCATGAGAGATAAATGCTTACGCATGTAAAATCCTCCGTGTAAAGAGAGTGAAACTGTTCTCGCCACGGGGATCGAAGAAACAAACCGCGAGCCTGCGGTCGTGCCGCAAGGTCATGAAATCAATCTCATGGCAGACGACGCCTGAACCTGGTTTTTCAGAGCGTGCTCAAGCGGAGTGAAGAGATGGAGGGACACTCGGGCGTACCGACCGCTGATTGTTGTACCGAGGGTGATGACGCAATCCTCACGGCCGCTTATTGCAGCCCGGGCGTACGGCACGGTTCGGCCGACAGACTGTCGGACATGATGCGTCGATGTGTGTAGGGCGGCGTGGGCAAGGGACAAGCGGGCGACCTGCGCGGATCGCGTTGGTGGCAGGCGATTGCGAATCGGCGAGGCCGGACGGGTCCGGTGCTACTCGTCGATCCACTTGACCATCATCATCTGAGGCTGGTGAAACTTTGATTTGTCGGGAAACGCGACGCTCGCCTGCTCGATCGACTCGATGTAGCTCTTGTAGGCGGCCGCATTGCCGTATCGCGGTGCGAAACCCCGCGTGCCCACGATGAGGTAGTCGCCGCTGCGGGTGCGCAGGTTCGGGCGGCCGATCTCGATGGTGCAGGGGATGCCGGCACCATTCAGAAAGTCGCGCACGTCCAGCGCCCACTGCTGCTGGCTGGGTCCGTACGATTCAATGACGCAGTAGTTCAGCCCGGGGTCGCGCTTCGACAGGCCATTCACCACCGGCGAATCGACGAAGACCGCGTCACCGGCGCGCACCGTGGTGCTGCCATTCACCGACGGCGATGCGCCGGCCATCGCGCTGCCCGGGATGCGCTCGGCGGCCATTCGGGCGTCGCCACCGGGGACGGCCTTGGTGCCGCGAGGGTCCAGCACACCGGGCTGAACCGGTCCACTCTTGATCTCCGGCGTTGATGGGACACGGGCAGTGGGGGCACCCGTCTTCTTACCGGCGATGTAAGCGAGCCCGACCACCACAAGCGTTGCCACAACGCCGATCGCGACCGTCTGGAATCGCACCTTGAGCGTGACTTCCTGGCGGTCGCGGTCGATGGCGACCTGATTGCCCGGCTTGGGCGAAGAGTCGTTTTCAGAGCGGGTCACCGACAACCCGGCGACCTGGGACGACGAACCAGCGCCTCCGCGGGATGCTGCGGTGGCCCGGGGCACCGCCTGTCGCAGCGTAGGCACCGGCGGCGCTTCGTCATCCTGCGACTCATCCACGAAAACCTGTTCGGGGTTCGGGGCGATCGCAGGTGCGGGAGTTGAGACGGACTGCCGCGCGCTGCGCGAAGCGAGCGTCACCGCGGTGATACCGGCCGTGGGGTCTGTCGGGTCTAACGCAGGGGGAGCGGACTCGTCCGATGTAGCAGTGGAACCGGCCCGCTTTTCCATCAGGGCGGCGAACCACTTGCGAGTCACCGTGAAAATGGCAGGCGTGCCCAATGGCTTGAGCTGCGAATGCCCCGGTGGCGGTGCATAGGAGCGGCCTGCCGCTGTTGCCGAAGTGTGACCCTCGGATGAACTGCGGGCGCTACTGGTTGGTGGACT is part of the Humisphaera borealis genome and encodes:
- a CDS encoding HEAT repeat domain-containing protein; this translates as MIPMLRNLAVLAAVLVIPAISRGQAAPADGRPALELRKDPKPPVAPEGWKVETVLLSPQIESPSVVCALPDGRVLIGEDPLDNHGGKDPIDRIVCLWPDGKLTVWADKLNPVFGLAYLDGKVFVHQYPILSVYDDIDGKAANRKDLINQTGKPTIGGLNDHIPAQIRLAMDGYFYMAVGDRGVWGAKSNIDGSEAELPGGGLLRFKPDGTKLEVYSTGTRNHLDVSMTSEDEKFTYDNTDDGHGWWTRFTHMVDGGYYGYPWDYKAPENKNDPNSRKAPQGGLAEKPYQPYTLWRMAEYGGGSPCGAIGYTEDALPPEFRDNLFHCDWGKGKVQRFQVSRDSGTFKVDQMTDFLSPGGDLRPLGIDITADGLGFWVTDWGYGGWHQKKPEVGRLIKVTWTGKNHATPKPEWYVPAAMGKKFDATTAELIEGLKHPARSVRMVAQRRLAEKGDGETVKALGAIIQDNGASPAARWHAIWAIHGMHPADSKVRIRILGDAAELVGAKNCDASVRRQIMRLIGEERLAWAARDLKAALADADAAIRFQAATILGRLGSVEAVPSALTALDSEKDLFARFALFTALHRIGKANPDAWPAIVAGIEGDSDAVRANVTYALRNTYDSKLVDALVKLAFDKTKPAVARSTALLSAADLHRQPKPWGGNWWATQPVGNPRPPKVVDWEGTTTVLNAIRDLAKDADPAVRAAAVKAMVIAPDPGNAELLVNLFGQAQDVETRTLILKALTPAKSGKAVELATAVLKDPKAPAALIPDAIAILREAGAKDAVPVLISLVENAALPEVIEPAMDTLGSLKAKEGVPAIAKRIAATEPQIWNGAINALQSINDKTAIEALIVTLKDKRTDVRKNAVVALGQMKAKDAVPAMVEAVQTKKVSGDGLQALSRIPDVRALDVYLNTLADKNRGFVRDARGAVEKIKAEALPLIEQRLAEGKIKPEAIVVLQEIYAKDRTSKLFDPKFAPAVGGAAKGPDAFAAFAMANPGDAAKGKAVFNGQAAACMKCHQAVQNEGGLIGPSLVGVGGKYDRAKLVESVVYPSKQIFDGFQQTIIKTKDDDVIAGIVKSESEAEIEIYDSTAARIVVKKADVKTRKHSELSAMPEGLEQAMSPQEFADLIAYLASLKEGGTPPPAKK
- a CDS encoding DUF4259 domain-containing protein produces the protein MGAWGHESFANDDAADFVATLGDVSDLSLVAKAINELLAESDDYVPMDFAGAAIAACEVIARLKGNWGRRDTASEPVDRWVENHPQKVPSKLIRRALKAIDRILDDDSELRELWYEGQAGDDWKASVDDLRRRVAG